In the genome of Drosophila yakuba strain Tai18E2 chromosome 3R, Prin_Dyak_Tai18E2_2.1, whole genome shotgun sequence, one region contains:
- the LOC6537127 gene encoding uncharacterized protein LOC6537127, with amino-acid sequence MELNVFDDCWELVQRFQRLVNDGETCEFEVFCRCWREMQLQHLFTAQTNHTEVIATTLAALHVAKRLSCSRRTTGDVFPASRAQRIGGFYLLYVIYYKQPTHTFVKIEVSPRTWQELTDYALDLRKDNPERKDTQQVAYMLWRLVQEQAFRFTALDYCQGLDNLVDYDRVEIIAGAREQRQSAVMQKQQRQNNVSLSYELEGLRALDQASQPLCELESAYNAQKKHLATDHEHALPPTQIFGHLRDVFADIQRVLGAKKNTPDEECPTTSTSNQLEVRQKVRNKAMYGIEEKEPPHQAEELEVELEVNETYQRRMSSATVFQKALPDELQQEYEIFDFSDDEEKEVGEIEVTDEEFRELLGT; translated from the coding sequence ATGGAGTTGAATGTCTTCGACGACTGCTGGGAGCTGGTGCAACGCTTCCAGCGATTGGTCAACGATGGAGAAACCTGCGAATTCGAGGTGTTCTGCCGGTGCTGGCGGgaaatgcagctgcagcacctCTTCACTGCCCAGACGAACCACACAGAGGTGATAGCCACCACTCTGGCGGCCCTGCATGTGGCCAAGCGGCTGTCGTGCTCCCGACGCACCACCGGAGACGTTTTCCCGGCATCCCGCGCGCAAAGGATTGGAGGATTCTATCTCCTCTATGTGATCTACTACAAGCAGCCCACCCACACCTTTGTTAAGATCGAGGTCTCTCCCCGCACTTGGCAGGAACTAACAGATTACGCTCTTGATCTGCGAAAGGATAATCCGGAGCGGAAGGACACCCAACAAGTTGCCTACATGTTGTGGCGCCTGGTCCAGGAGCAGGCCTTCCGCTTCACAGCACTCGACTATTGCCAGGGGCTGGACAATCTGGTGGACTACGACCGTGTGGAGATCATAGCGGGGGCCAGGGAACAGAGACAGAGTGCCGTAATGCAGAAGCAACAGCGACAGAATAACGTCAGTTTGTCATATGAACTGGAGGGTCTGCGAGCACTGGACCAGGCAAGTCAGCCATTGTGTGAACTGGAATCAGCATACAATGCCCAAAAGAAGCATTTGGCAACTGACCATGAGCACGCTTTGCCGCCCACTCAAATATTTGGCCATCTGCGAGACGTATTTGCCGATATCCAAAGAGTTCTGGGTGCTAAAAAGAATACTCCAGACGAGGAATGCCCCACAACATCTACCAGCAATCAGTTGGAAGTGCGACAAAAGGTACGAAACAAGGCGATGTACGGCATCGAGGAAAAGGAACCGCCACACCAGGCAGAGGAACTAGAAGTGGAGCTGGAGGTCAACGAGACTTATCAACGGAGGATGTCCTCAGCCACCGTATTCCAGAAGGCATTGCCAGATGAGCTGCAGCAAGAGTATGAGATCTTTGACTTCAGTGACGACGAGGAAAAGGAAGTGGGAGAAATTGAGGTCACAGATGAAGAATTCAGAGAACTATTGGGTACTTAG
- the LOC6537128 gene encoding NADH dehydrogenase (ubiquinone) 23 kDa subunit: protein MSLSMRIFTASRNGQRMFGSHGARLLAAQRAEPKDIVEVPKGYVYVNNKELSMEFADITDRAASTMFFGELFRGFAVTLAHIFKEPATINYPFEKGPLSPRFRGEHALRRYPSGEERCIACKLCEAICPAQAITIEAEERADGSRRTTRYDIDMTKCIYCGFCQEACPVDAIVEGPNFEFSTETHEELLYNKEKLLCNGDKWESEIASNLQADHLYR from the exons ATGTCGCTATCTATGCGAATCTTCACCGCATCGCGCAACG GACAGCGCATGTTTGGCAGCCATGGAGCCCGTCTGCTGGCCGCCCAGCGAGCAGAACCCAAAGATATCGTCGAGGTTCCCAAGGGCTATGTGTATGTAAACAACAAGGAGCTGAGCATGGAATTTGCCGACATCACTGATCGTGCAGCCTCCACCATGTTCTTCGGCGAACTCTTTCGCGGATTTGCCGTCACCCTGGCGCACATCTTCAAGGAACCGGCCACCATCAACTACCCCTTTGAGAAGGGACCATTGAGCCCGCGATTCCGCGGCGAACATGCCCTTCGTCGTTATCCCAGTGGAGAGGAGCGCTGTATCGCTTGCAAGCTTTGTGAGGCTATCTGCCCTGCACAGGCAATCACTATCGAGGCGGAAGAGCGCGCGGATGGCAGCAGACGCACCACACGCTACGATATCGACATGACTAAGTGCATCTACTGCGGATTCTGTCAG GAAGCCTGTCCCGTGGACGCCATCGTCGAGGGACCCAACTTCGAGTTCTCCACGGAGACGCACGAGGAGTTGCTGTACAACAAGGAGAAGCTTCTTTGCAACGGCGACAAGTGGGAGTCCGAGATTGCCTCGAACTTGCAGGCCGACCATCTCTATCGTTAA
- the LOC6537129 gene encoding actin-related protein 2/3 complex subunit 3, with protein sequence MPAYHSQIKEVRQQVGNMAILPLRTQVRGPAPSANIESDIIDESLYFFKANVFFRTYEIKSDVDRVLIYVTLYITECLKKLNRSTSKAQGQQDMYSLAISKFDIPGDAGFPLNAVYAKPQTAQDADLMRQYLLQLRHETGNRVLEKVFNTEDGKPNKWWTCFAKKKFMEKSLAGPGQ encoded by the exons ATGCCG GCCTACCACTCGCAGATCAAGGAGGTGCGCCAGCAGGTGGGCAACATGGCCATCCTGCCGCTGAGGACCCAGGTGCGCGGACCAGCGCCCAGTGCGAATATTGAGAGCGACATCATCGATGAGTCACTTTACTTCTTCAAAGCCAATGTGTTCTTTCGCACGTACGAAATCAAG TCCGACGTGGACCGCGTGCTCATCTATGTGACGCTCTACATAACAGAGTGCCTCAAGAAGCTTAATCGTTCCACGAGCAAGGCCCAAGGACAGCAGGATATGTACAGCCTGGCCATCTCCAAGTTCGACATTCCCGGCGATGCAGGCTTTCCATTGAACGCCGTTTATGCGAAGCCGCAAACGGCCCAGGATGCCGATCTAATGCGCCAGTACCTTCTGCAGCTGCGCCACGAAACCGGCAACCGGGTACTGGAGAAGGTCTTCAACACCGAGGATGGCAAGCCCAACAAGTGGTGGACCTGCTTCGCCAAAAAGAAGTTCATGGAGAAGAGTCTGGCTGGACCCGGACAATAA
- the LOC26535005 gene encoding uncharacterized protein LOC26535005, whose amino-acid sequence MDRSKNFLQNVANFADQLSLNQLERSTMSYKRLCLELGSMSNTVTPAVTPPTSPPLAAAVPTKGLRASASEFVPQVPQTSERISIELDNEQDEDSDDDGYDEERNRAPKPAIYGLRFYNHHYEAVDVSDNHLEAEKKRKFGYRAPKFRPNQPTGRSLKSETSPTTTAKPPPELANGQPHFKGPYMPLLQHRIANAEAYGLIQGSDKRNSLLLEDMVKQLARLDNCPFNLSALFPEKGEQKPAP is encoded by the exons ATGGATCGGAGTAAAAATTTCCTGCAGAACGTGGCCAATTTCGCTGACCAGCTGAGTCTCAACCAATTGGAAAGATCCACAATGTCTTACAAGCGTCTATGCCTGGAACTGGGGTCCATGAGCAATACGGTGACTCCAGCCGTTACTCCTCCGACATCTCCTCCTTTGGCTGCTGCCGTTCCCACCAAAGGACTCCGGGCAAGTGCTTCAGAGTTCGTGCCCCAAGTGCCACAGACCAGTGAGCGGATTTCCATTGAATTGGACAATGAACAGGATGAGGATTCGGATGACGATGGCTACGATGAGGAGCGCAACAGAGCT CCAAAGCCGGCAATCTACGGCCTCCGGTTTTATAACCATCACTATGAGGCCGTGGACGTGAGCGATAATCACTTGGAGGCggaaaaaaagcgaaagttTGGCTACAGGGCTCCCAAGTTTCGGCCGAACCAACCGACTGGTCGGTCTCTAAAGTCGGAAACGAGCCCCACCACCACTGCAAAGCCTCCACCGGAATTGGCAAACGGACAGCCGCATTTCAAAGGACCCTACATGCCACTTCTGCAGCACAGAATCGCCAACGCAGAGGCCTACGGGCTCATCCAGGGTTCTGACAAGCGGAACAGCCTGCTCCTGGAGGACATGGTGAAGCAACTGGCTCGCCTGGACAACTGTCCCTTCAATCTGAGCGCTCTTTTCCCGGAAAAAGGTGAACAGAAACCAGCACCCTAG
- the LOC6537130 gene encoding uncharacterized protein LOC6537130 isoform X2: MVKKNKYKSVDHHKKEKTPAKTKTETPGTMDPKDIEARPSENKESSPEMEVEKAKTHLDQMLALSTMPLRLDHQIRCIKALQQELFKLHLKQMFLLDGCADFLQELNAVQPTNDCEEKIVLETFREVKSKLSDVFERYLPAQLDMLKQESKILQMSSEMISK; the protein is encoded by the exons atggtaaaaaaaaataaatacaaatctGTAGACCACCATAAGAAGGAGAAA ACtccagcaaaaacaaagacgGAAACTCCGGGCACTATGGATCCGAAGGATATTGAAGCAAGACCATCTGAAAACAAGGAAAGTTCTCCCGAGATGGAGGTGGAGAAGGCTAAAACGCACTTGGACCAGATGTTGGCTCTTTCCACAATGCCACTGCGTTTGGATCACCAAATCCGGTGCATCAAGGCTCTTCAGCAGGAGCTCTTTAAGCTTCACCTGAAGCAGATGTTTCTCCTCGACGGCTGCGCAGATTTCCTCCAGGAACTTAATGCCGTTCAGCCGACTAATGACTGCGAGgagaaaattgttttggaaACATTTCGCGAGGTCAAGTCGAAGCTATCAGACGTATTTGAGCGCTACCTTCCCGCTCAGCTGGATATGCTGAAGCAAGAATCGAAGATTTTGCAAATGTCCAGCGAAatgatttcaaaataa
- the LOC6537130 gene encoding uncharacterized protein LOC6537130 isoform X1, translating to MVKKNKYKSVDHHKKEKVTPAKTKTETPGTMDPKDIEARPSENKESSPEMEVEKAKTHLDQMLALSTMPLRLDHQIRCIKALQQELFKLHLKQMFLLDGCADFLQELNAVQPTNDCEEKIVLETFREVKSKLSDVFERYLPAQLDMLKQESKILQMSSEMISK from the exons atggtaaaaaaaaataaatacaaatctGTAGACCACCATAAGAAGGAGAAAGTT ACtccagcaaaaacaaagacgGAAACTCCGGGCACTATGGATCCGAAGGATATTGAAGCAAGACCATCTGAAAACAAGGAAAGTTCTCCCGAGATGGAGGTGGAGAAGGCTAAAACGCACTTGGACCAGATGTTGGCTCTTTCCACAATGCCACTGCGTTTGGATCACCAAATCCGGTGCATCAAGGCTCTTCAGCAGGAGCTCTTTAAGCTTCACCTGAAGCAGATGTTTCTCCTCGACGGCTGCGCAGATTTCCTCCAGGAACTTAATGCCGTTCAGCCGACTAATGACTGCGAGgagaaaattgttttggaaACATTTCGCGAGGTCAAGTCGAAGCTATCAGACGTATTTGAGCGCTACCTTCCCGCTCAGCTGGATATGCTGAAGCAAGAATCGAAGATTTTGCAAATGTCCAGCGAAatgatttcaaaataa
- the LOC6537131 gene encoding DNA replication licensing factor REC, producing the protein MNPPPSRGRATSRFVRGRGRGGGAYRPYFYFRRNGRVIPAGGNRQPNQGEQGAPDAPSVSPANRQPRGWNRPGSKRGRNGHLDCSFLRPENYAAPEDGLQVQSIAVDNPRAYPGWRLYFLREKYEEGNELAARVMAVEAYYQRNPHTFDFVMIRDRGFFPLCAPGIISDAQLKEVWPSLSEDIREHPLRTLGTLSLAMHTVVVNHLLDSNDSNTAIVPTPEQYVPPSARIRKIYTRPEAFVPVETVEGISHTRVDTLFSIRGTVSNVGEPSYSLTWQAFRCSRCQMEMAMRQRGTFQPRPYQCKRSECVARDEFVPLRNSPYTRLSIRQIIRVEESSLGLVHDFETSMPAEMDVELRHDLVDAVRVGQEVVITGILKLQELGDDTATGDASNQMQPYLKAVNIRDAGSIKREFSERDLEAIAMINAETNSFRLLVQSIAPEVYGHELPKAACLLSLLGGKGAEPEAVNVLLVGDPGIGKTKILQSCAQIAEYGSHVSGKRGAQSAQQLGITFAGRNKRVVQAGSLMMASGGGHCTLDDVDKLASKQAILLQCLQSEEVNLPLPGAFASFPAQPSVIACANPQRGQYDEGRYLLQNINITPSLLREFHLVYILLDKPSERDMSLTAHVRALHAGAKKRARIAARYALKPKMSDSMCEVTFNVPAAGREDETINTEDDNDSIMQQDYDLDKRLEVLPEEGDLDLLPPILIKKFLSYARQEVNPVLNEEASNAILRYFLELTGSSGLDESDSIQIGAGQLLGIIHLSQARARLDLSHVVSSKHVRDVIALLTESITQTSLKADSSRFEARGGGSARGATGRSAQLRNFVELMKKRSAALGRRIFEFDELKEIGTRAGILTGLSQVVEMANLGGHLLMKGANMYEVVPD; encoded by the exons ATGAATCCTCCGCCTTCCCGGGGGCGGGCCACCTCGCGATTTGTCCGTGGGCGTGGTCGCGGAGGAGGAGCCTATCGTCCGTACTTCTATTTTCGGCGCAACGGACGTGTGATCCCAGCCGGAGGCAACCGACAACCCAACCAGGGGGAACAAGGAGCACCAGACGCTCCGTCTGTTTCGCCTGCAAACCGGCAACCCAGGGGCTGGAACCGGCCAGGCAGCAAGCGAGGACGCAATGGACACTTAGACTGCAGCTTTCTGCGACCGGAAAACTACGCCGCTCCGGAAGACGGTCTCCAGGTTCAGAGTATTGCGGTGGACAATCCACGGGCTTATCCAGGCTGGCGGCTGTACTTCTTACGCGAGAAATACGAAGAGGGCAACGAGCTGGCCGCAAGAGTAATGGCCGTGGAGGCATACTACCAACGTAATCCTCACACCTTCGATTTCGTGATGATACGGGATCGGGGCTTCTTTCCTCTCTGCGCTCCAGGCATTATATCGGATGCCCAGCTGAAGGAGGTTTGGCCTAGTTTGTCTGAAGATATCCGAGAGCACCCTCTTCGCACGCTGGGCACCCTTTCGTTAGCCATGCACACTGTGGTCGTCAACCACTTGCTGGACTCTAATGATTCCAACACGGCTATAGTCCCCACTCCGGAACAGTACGTCCCTCCATCTGCGCGCATACGCAAGATCTATACACGACCGGAGGCTTTTGTGCCCGTGGAAACAGTAGAAGGAATCAGCCATACCCGTGTAGACACTTTGTTTTCCATCCGGGGCACTGTGAGCAATGTGGGCGAGCCCAGCTACAGCCTCACGTGGCAAGCCTTTCGCTGCAGCCGCTGCCAGATGGAGATGGCAATGCGCCAACGGGGAACCTTCCAGCCACGTCCGTATCAATGCAAGCGATCGGAGTGCGTGGCTCGTGACGAATTCGTACCTCTTCGCAACTCTCCATACACCAGGCTTTCAATTAGACAGATTATACGCGTGGAGGAGTCCAGTTTGGGCTTGGTTCATGACTTTGAGACCAGCATGCCTGCAGAAATGGACGTGGAGCTGCGACATGATTTAGTAGATGCTGTGCGCGTTGGGCAGGAGGTCGTGATAACTGGCATCCTTAAGCTGCAGGAATTGGGCGACGATACTGCTACAGGAGACGCATCCAACCAGATGCAGCCTTATCTCAAGGCAGTCAACATTCGAGATGCGGGCAGCATAAAGCGGGAGTTTAGCGAACGTGACTTGGAAGCCATTGCTATGATCAATGCGGAAACCAACAGCTTTAGGCTTCTGGTGCAATCTATTGCCCCGGAGGTGTACGGACATGAGCTACCCAAAGCCGCCTGTTTACTATCCCTTCTCGGTGGCAAAGGAGCAGAGCCTGAAGCCGTTAACGTGCTCCTGGTGGGTGATCCTGGCATCGGAAAAACCAAGATCCTGCAGAGTTGCGCTCAGATCGCAGAATACGGGAGCCACGTAAGTGGCAAACGTGGGGCTCAATCTGCACAACAGCTGGGTATTACGTTTGCTGGGCGGAACAAGCGCGTGGTACAAGCAGGTTCCTTGATGATGGCCAGTGGTGGGGGTCACTGCACCCTCGATGATGTGGATAAACTTGCCTCCAAGCAGGCGATACTGTTGCAGTGCCTACAATCAGAGGAAGTTAATCTTCCACTTCCAGGAGCCTTTGCCTCATTCCCGGCGCAGCCTTCGGTGATAGCGTGCGCAAATCCGCAAAGGGGACAGTACGACGAAGGGCGCTACCTCCtgcaaaacataaatattacacCCTCCTTGCTCCGGGAGTTTCATTTAGTCTACATATTATTGGATAAGCCTTCGGAGAGAGATATGTCACTGACAGCCCATGTAAGAGCTCTCCACGCGGGGGCCAAGAAGCGAGCCAGAATTGCAGCCCGCTATGCTCTTAAGCCCAAGATGAGCGACTCCATGTGCGAGGTCACCTTTAATGTGCCGGCAGCGGGAAGAGAAGATGAAACAATCAACACGGAGGACGATAATGACAGCATTATGCAGCAGGATTACGATCTAGACAAACGTCTGGAGGTACTCCCGGAGGAGGGGGACTTGGACCTGCTGCCACCTATACTGATTAAGAAGTTCTTGTCCTATGCCCGCCAGGAAGTAAATCCGGTCCTAAACGAGGAGGCCAGCAATGCTATTCTGAGATACTTCCTGGAGCTTACAGGAAGCAGCGGGTTGGATGAAAGTGACTCCATCCAGATTGGCGCAGG ACAACTTCTTGGGATAATTCACCTGTCCCAGGCACGTGCTCGTCTGGATTTGTCCCACGTCGTCAGTTCAAAGCATGTACGCGATGTGATCGCCCTGCTGACCGAGAGCATCACCCAGACCAGCCTCAAGGCGGACTCCAGCAGGTTCGAAGCTCGCGGAGGAGGCAGCGCTAGAGGAGCAACCGGAAGGAGCGCTCAACTGCGCAATTTTGTGGAGCTTATGAAAAAGCGCTCGGCGGCTTTGGGACGACGCATCTTCGAATTCGATGAGCTAAAGGAAATCGGAACCCGGGCTGGCATTTTGACCGGCTTAAGCCAGGTGGTGGAAATGGCAAACCTGGGTGGCCATTTGCTCATGAAGGGCGCAAACATGTACGAAGTGGTTCCGGACTGA
- the LOC6537132 gene encoding nose resistant to fluoxetine protein 6 translates to MHPMMMLHIVILAATFTAAQCFQLNMTQFYEMPPLYDLDDYDRCLQELSGQRSTYCFVRAEVQPDESVAAWRAIAEISQYDRHHFDHRQLYFGLCLRECEASLAGLNKSELEALEAGLLSDNAKVNVYLDLFSMEANNRQRHQRLTNACLNWRLQRRGFGVLAKSVVEYCDEAGHQVEDDAWNLTFYGILGTLLVLACLGSLVDLHLKRGRHDKMLKERDHYKTPPKSTAQQVLLTFSVARNWYRLNQEPSGKIGRELRFLDCFKFFAMFMVIFAHTNWVIYESAISNPQDPERLLHTAAGTLLVSGSLITVTFFVISGLLLTINWLAVSRSLSSKRDTFSFGQYALLFVKFNIFRYIRLTVPYAFVLLMSGVYFENAGGPLWRHIFEREQLACRRNWWTNLLYINNFVRTDERCLLQGWYLAADTHSFVLSLVLLMLGHRFARWSKQLYAGILGLFVVLPGVLTYAMNYYPIFVPTPQTQKDSFIGDRQFTEFYTSSIMNFGCYFCGVLAALVYDQLALKQYKLRESKGFQFLWFSLIPVGILWLFSAHPIFQHYYVHPSAIWGALYAGLQRNIWGFGLAAFIVGMASKVGWIFRKFCCLPIFRILGRLTYGAFIVHLLVARIVLATVREPIYFGTGMMFAFIFFTVTVSYLCSFLLAIFLELPVSSFLKLMR, encoded by the exons ATGCATCCCATGATGATGCTTCACATCGTGATTTTAGCAGCCACTTTTACGGCTGCGCAGTGCTTTCAATTGAACA TGACGCAGTTCTATGAGATGCCCCCGCTGTACGACTTGGATGACTATGATCGCTGCCTTCAGGAATTGAGTGGCCAGAGGTCCACATACTGCTTCGTCCGCGCGGAAGTCCAGCCCGATGAGTCGGTGGCCGCCTGGCGGGCAATTGCTGAGATTTCGCAGTACGATCGTCATCACTTCGATCACAGACAGCTATATTTTGGTCTATGTCTCCGCGAATGTGAGGCTTCTTTGGCCGGATTAAATAAAAGCGAACTGGAGGCCCTGGAAGCCGGCCTGCTGTCGGATAATGCGAAG GTGAACGTATATCTGGACTTGTTCTCGATGGAAGCCAACAACCGCCAACGGCACCAGCGTTTGACGAATGCCTGCCTGAACTGGCGGCTGCAGCGTCGTGGATTTGGGGTGCTGGCCAAGAGCGTGGTGGAGTATTGCGATGAAGCGGGACATCAGGTGGAAGATG ATGCGTGGAACCTGACCTTCTATGGGATCTTGGGCACTCTACTGGTCCTGGCTTGTCTGGGAAGCTTAGTGGATCTGCATCTAAAGCGAGGCCGACATGACAAAATGCTCAAGGAGCGAGATCACTACAAGACACCGCCCAAGAGCACTGCCCAACAGGTGCTGCTCACGTTTTCGGTGGCCCGCAATTGGTACAGACTTAATCAGGAGCCAAGTGGCAAGATCGGTCGCGAGCTGAGGTTCCTCGACTGCTTCAAGTTCTTCGCCATGTTCATGGTGATCTTTGCCCACACTAACTGGGTGATTTACGAAAGCGCCATCAGCAATCCGCAGGATCCCGAGCGACTGCTTCACACGGCGGCGGGCACTTTACTCGTTTCAGGATCATTGATCACCgtcacattttttgtaatcAGTGGCTTGTTGCTAACCATTAATTGGTTGGCCGTTTCTCGTTCGCTATCATCTAAAAGGGACACCTTCAGCTTCGGCCAGTATGCTCTGCTCTTTGTCAAGTTTAACATCTTCCGATACATTCGGTTGACTGTTCCATATGCCTTCGTACTGCTCATGAGTGGCGTTTACTTTGAGAACGCTGGAGGTCCTCTGTGGCGGCACATCTTTGAGCGGGAGCAGCTGGCTTGTCGACGCAACTGGTGGACCAATCTGCTCTACATTAACAACTTTGTACGCACGGATGAGCGA TGCCTGCTCCAAGGTTGGTACTTGGCAGCGGATACTCATTCCTTTGTGCTTAGCttggtgctgctgatgctgggTCATCGGTTTGCAAGATGGAGCAAACAGCTCTATGCGGGAATTTTGGGCCTGTTTGTGGTCTTGCCAGGGGTGCTCACATATGCCATGAACTACTATCCCATTTTTGTACCCACGCCACA AACACAGAAGGATTCGTTTATCGGAGATCGCCAGTTTACCGAGTTCTACACTTCGTCTATTATGAATTTCGGGTGCTATTTCTGTGGAGTTCTGGCCGCTTTGGTTTACGATCAATTGGCTCTGAAGCAATACAAGCTACGAGAGTCGAAGGGCTTCCAGTTCCTCTGGTTCTCACTCATTCCAGTGGGTATTCTATGGCTGTTTAGTGCTCATCCCATCTTCCAGCACTACTACGTGCATCCGTCAGCAATTTGGGGAGCATTGTATGCCGGCCTGCAGAGGAACATTTGGGGCTTTGGCCTGGCAGCCTTCATCGTGGGCATGGCCAGCAAAGTGGGCT GGATTTTCCGTAAGTTCTGCTGCTTGCCCATTTTCCGTATTTTGGGACGCCTCACCTATGGAGCCTTTATCGTGCACCTTCTTGTGGCGAGAATAGTGTTGGCCACAGTGCGGGAGCCCATTTATTTTGGCACTGGCATGATG TTTGCTTTCATCTTTTTTACGGTGACCGTGTCCTATCTCTGCTCCTTCTTGCTGGCCATCTTTCTGGAGCTTCCCGTCTCCTCCTTCCTTAAGCTTATGAGGTAG